In Triticum aestivum cultivar Chinese Spring chromosome 5B, IWGSC CS RefSeq v2.1, whole genome shotgun sequence, the following proteins share a genomic window:
- the LOC123111386 gene encoding probable protein phosphatase 2C 73 translates to MGICCSREGGGRELEETEGWFPWKHDDFLQEQLAGAAGVSMHTKQGWKGVNQDAMAACQDFAGHKGQIFCGVFDGHGPLGRDVARHVRDSLPKKLSASLAPRAEDDALSSNSNADMDSFDKSDCTSSSDTSEEHQLLSSWKSLIVKAFEDVDEELRQHSGIDCLCSGTTAVTVVRQGDHLIVANLGDSRAVLCARDSKGRPVSVQITTDLKPDLPGEAERILSCKGRIFAMDDEPDVPRLWLPDQDAPGLAMARAFGDFCLKNHGLICTPEVYYRKLSEKDDFLVLATDGIWDVLSNKEVVKIVSSASDRSKAAKQLVDRAVRAWRRKFPTSMVDDCAAVCLFLKPAAISSEEDSTTKPPHAPVLSFTGSFRKALGGGEAEEGTAVWRALEGVARVNSVIRLPRMLSRRWRSASMDENNDQESSKVD, encoded by the exons ATGGGGATCTGCTGCAGCagggaaggaggggggagggagctCGAGGAGACGGAGGGGTGGTTCCCCTGGAAGCACGACGACTTCTTGCAGGAgcagctcgccggcgccgccgggGTGTCCATGCACACCAAGCAAGGGTGGAAAGGCGTCAACCAGGACGCCATGGCCGCCTGCCAG GACTTCGCCGGGCACAAGGGCCAGATCTTCTGCGGAGTCTTCGACGGGCACGGGCCCCTCGGCCGGGACGTCGCACGGCATGTCCGAGACTCCCTTCCCAAGAAGCTGTCCGCCTCTCTGGCACCGAGAGCTGAAGACGACGCCCTCTCCAGCAACAGCAACGCGGACATGGATTCGTTCGACAAGTCGGATTGCACCTCGTCCAGCGACACCAGCGAAGAGCACCAGCTGCTGTCCTCGTGGAAGAGCTTGATCGTGAAGGCGTTCGAGGACGTCGACGAGGAGCTGAGGCAGCATTCCGGGATCGACTGCCTTTGCAGTGGCACCACTGCTGTCACCGTCGTTAGGCAG GGTGATCACTTGATCGTTGCAAATTTAGGCGATTCGCGCGCTGTTCTCTGCGCGCGGGACAGCAAGGGCCGCCCGGTTTCGGTGCAAATCACCACCGACTTAAAGCCAGATCTTCCTG GTGAGGCTGAGAGGATCCTGAGTTGCAAGGGGAGAATCTTCGCCATGGACGATGAGCCCGACGTGCCTAGGCTGTGGTTGCCGGACCAGGACGCGCCGGGCCTCGCCATGGCAAGGGCTTTCGGAGACTTCTGCCTCAAGAACCATGGTCTCATCTGCACACCCGAAGTGTACTACAGGAAGCTGTCAGAAAAGGATGACTTCTTGGTGCTTGCCACTGATGGG ATATGGGACGTGCTATCCAACAAGGAGGTGGTCAAGATCGTCTCGTCGGCCTCCGACCGCTCAAAGGCGGCAAAGCAGCTCGTGGACCGGGCGGTTCGCGCGTGGCGGCGCAAGTTCCCGACGTCGATGGTCGATGACTGCGCGGCTGTCTGCCTCTTCCTGAAGCCAGCAGCCATTTCATCTGAGGAAGACAGCACGACCAAGCCGCCTCACGCACCTGTGTTATCGTTCACCGGGAGTTTCCGCAAGGCTCTGGGCGGCGGTGAGGCGGAGGAGGGGACGGCTGTGTGGAGGGCGCTGGAAGGGGTGGCTCGGGTGAACTCGGTGATCCGGCTTCCCAGGATGCTGAGCCGGCGGTGGCGGTCCGCGTCCATGGATGAAAACAACGACCAAGAATCATCCAAGGTTGATTGA